In a single window of the Entelurus aequoreus isolate RoL-2023_Sb linkage group LG16, RoL_Eaeq_v1.1, whole genome shotgun sequence genome:
- the thap4 gene encoding THAP domain-containing protein 4, with translation MSCPVMHSVEMNPAILPLDWLMGTWQSDEPGEGCFPTIKPFRYSEMLDFSHVGQPVINFMFNAFHADSKKPLHRECGFIRMQPGTNKVAFIVAQNSGLVEIEEGELTGQQLNLRSHSVARISFAKEPHVQEISRVFQLKSDGRLEQRVSMATDNQPLIEHLHITYARVS, from the exons TGGAGATGAACCCAGCCATCCTGCCTCTCGACTGGCTAATGGGTACCTGGCAGTCTGATGAACCAGGAGAGGGATGCTTTCCCACCATCAAACCCTTCCGCTACTCAGAGATGCTTGATTTCAGCCATGTTGGACAGCCAGTCATCAATTTCAT GTTCAATGCCTTCCATGCAGACTCCAAAAAGCCACTGCACAGAGAGTGTGGCTTCATAAGAATGCAGCCGGGGACCAACAAAGTGGCTTTTATTGTGGCACAGAACTCAG GTCTGGTAGAGATTGAAGAGGGTGAGCTGACAGGCCAGCAGCTGAACCTGCGTAGCCACTCTGTCGCCAGAATCTCTTTCGCCAAGGAGCCGCATGTACAGGAG ATTTCAAGAGTGTTTCAGCTCAAGTCAGACGGGAGACTAGAACAGAGAGTTTCCATGGCAACAGACAACCAGCCACTGATTGAACACTTGCACATCACGTACGCCCGGGTGTCTTGA